From a region of the Euwallacea similis isolate ESF13 chromosome 19, ESF131.1, whole genome shotgun sequence genome:
- the LOC136415096 gene encoding uncharacterized protein yields MVRVISVHHFATQNVQTVEQPTACTVAPPDRLLLALTSNCIEVRDLRNDSEVQFSFPTVDEAIQIVHCLNGDYVASLETKYNRQNRETNFVRVYINWDSVATLQQSKMTSSNVSLGSSECGMVQPMRARIAGRVTPTTNQSELGSLEMIEIPVRRNPNAIACCQLSGNLAILSDHIINFHKFYVRTHDISKLKFIDFEEMPIIVELAFAPFDIQICENYIAVLGRDSMHMFRILTGTESNPALKRGSTVQDFSFLYSKDEPIDFKQLKQQEKFKRQKLTVNLPSIVKENSLIHKHSPFTFTDKDLQAVIKSSSTIENKTQNYQLQDLIQLKLVPILIENNQKQVSEEFKSMVLKPQYIEENLNSTPEESASTELRSSYRSYLNSVACMVATQQEGYLHLFSDAESIFDKDNCIAVYPFTAPVFRIIMEDYFLHALTETGLESYTLRIGHQLCKSLDHMDSNRTAIPSIEDSICLVGLRPFLGVEKLLLADSFLLLLANSDSSPAHSVSSSGSSTANFLTLYSLELPSPKVVFNDISIVANVHRFSSAQTYCHLVSEAHMILRMALMLKKWSIADDSNVKLVLEKRGVNEDLVETYRLSCALLGDHYIMNATEDNYVLAIPYYKMAVISPSEVLSRVKKLQEQSNTRFSKGFMHYLKHTLLDIKTSCDADRYFGTGSKNSFSEAMLNLLESQGFSDLPNLILKSRILREYSTDKLINILLEKCSDATNISEKNLALTILYVQKCNNQKAEDHLRTITKENLVDLLLENWELLLDTTHLLHPNALKPQKGTLSFSDLTVLLISICPEVLPEILVNLIMDKKVVGLNRMIKVFLEYLPSSIGKDSNLASTVLQNTLELFFIRYFSKPENMDLAKVIYEKGATEAMKLLVRSYLSQLQLLQLKREAEMGKMQKEQDNSYLQRSESLGDSQDLDEIEKDRDQEKLQYNRIYKTYFNENSKKYKGEFLFSNLRHEYLDKMPPFQVNITAKLYEACVENYAPKPEIGENPEADEVLRRLQALLCSKLVPKQVIAEVNSFLAINENLRGSDSLKTLTIGTNDAILLLIDVCPQCLLQFAKDRLVKAEEWKFLVATVQRRILKLSQKEDLKRISFFPKKILRDILTHAAASFTLDQLRLIFPQRFSQSKSTDFDSWQDDSYTSSDAKKSQTDAVILREEIEINSDDISEILNEIQNYEPYISMCKSNQQANEINKMLTNKAQQLLNTLSL; encoded by the exons ATGGTACGAGTTATCTCAGTTCACCACTTTGCAACCCAAAATGTTCAAACAGTTGAACAACCTACAGCTTGCACTGTGGCCCCACCTGACCGGCTGTTACTTGCCCTGACCAGCAACTGTATTGAAGTACGAGACTTGAGGAATGACTCAGAAGTGCAATTTAGTTTTCCAACAGTTGATGAGGCCATTCAGATTGTACACTGTCTTAATG gggATTATGTGGCATCTCTCGAAACGAAATACAACCGCCAAAATCGAGAAACGAATTTCGTCAGAGTTTATATTAACTGGGATAGTGTTGCCACCTTGCAGCAATCTAAAATGACTTCAAGTAATGTAAGTTTGGGGTCGTCGGAATGTGGCATG GTGCAACCTATGAGAGCTCGAATTGCTGGACGGGTCACCCCTACTACCAACCAATCGGAGTTAGGATCTCTGGAAATGATTGAAATTCCTGTTAGGAGGAATCCAAATGCTATTGCTTGTTGTCAG CTCTCAGGGAATTTAGCAATACTCTCAGACCACATAATAAACTTCCACAAATTTTATGTGCGTACGCACGACATCTCCAAGCTAAAATTCATAGATTTTGAGGAAATGCCCATTATAGTGGAGCTGGCTTTTGCCCCTTTCGATATTCAAATATGTGAAAATTACATTGCTGTCTTGGGAAGGGATTCTATGCACATGTTTCGAATACTGACAGGCACGGAGAGCAATCCTGCCTTGAAACGGGGTTCTACGGTGCAGGATTTTAGTTTCTTGT ACTCGAAAGATGAGCCAATTGACTTTAAACAACTTAAACAACAGGAGAAATTTAAAAGGCAGAAATTGACGGTTAATTTACCGAGTATTGTGAAAGAGAACAGTCTTATACACAAACACAGTCCCTTTACTTTTACTGACAAAGATCTACAAGCTGTTATAAAATCAAGCTCAACTATTGAA AACAAAACTCAAAACTACCAGCTGCAAGACCTAATACAGCTCAAACTTGTTCCGATTTTAATCGAAAACAACCAGAAGCAAGTATCTGAAGAATTCAAAAGCATGGTTTTAAAACCTCAGTATATAGAAGAGAACTTAAATAGCACCCCTGAAGAGTCCGCCAGCACTGAATTGAGGAGTTCCTATCGCTCATATTTAAACAGCGTTGCCTGTATGGTTGCCACACAGCAAGAGGGGTATTTGCATTTGTTTTCAGACGCAG aaagtATCTTCGATAAAGACAACTGTATAGCGGTTTACCCTTTTACTGCTCCAGTTTTTAGAATAATCATGGAAGATTATTTCCTTCATGCCCTCACAGAGACCGGATTGGAGTCGTATACTTTGAGAATCGGACATCAGCTGTGCAAGAGCTTAGATCATATGGATAGTAATCGGACT GCAATTCCTTCGATTGAAGATTCAATTTGTCTGGTGGGTTTACGGCCGTTTCTGGGAGTGGAAAAATTGCTCCTTGCGGATAGTTTTCTTCTTTTACTCGCTAATTCTGACAGCTCTCCTGCACATTCTGTGAGCTCCAGCGGAAG CTCTACAGCAAATTTTCTGACCCTCTACAGCCTTGAACTACCTTCACCCAAAGTGGTCTTCAATGACATATCCATAGTGGCAAATGTTCATCGCTTTTCTTCAGCACAGACTTATTGTCACTTGGTGAGCGAAGCTCACATGATCTTGAGGATGGCTTTGATGCTCAAAAAATGGTCTATCGCAGATGATTCCAATGTGAAGTTGGTGTTAGAAAAGAGAGGTGTTAATGAGGATTTAGTGGAGACTTACAGGCTCTCCTGCGCGCTTCTAGGGGATCATTATATAAT GAATGCTACAGAAGACAATTATGTATTAGCAATTCCTTATTACAAGATGGCAGTTATCAGCCCTTCAGAAGTATTGAGTAGGGTAAAGAAGCTGCAAGAGCAAAGCAATACTCGT TTTTCCAAAGGGTTTATGCACTACTTGAAGCATACGTTACTGGATATTAAAACTAGCTGCGATGCGGATAGGTATTTTGGCACGGGAAGCAAAAACAGCTTTTCAGAAGCTATGCTGAATTTACTGGAGAGTCAGGGATTCAGCGATTTgcccaatttaattttgaagagtCGGATTTTACGGGAATATTCCACCGATAAGCTGATCAACATTCTTTTAGAAAAGTGCTCTGA tGCTACAAACatctcagaaaaaaacctgGCTCTCACTATACTTTACGTCCAGAAATGTAACAACCAAAAAGCCGAAGATCACCTTCGAACTATAACTAAAGAAAATCTTGTCGATCTTTTACTAGAGAATTGGGAGTTGCTCCTTGACACCACACATTTGCTTCACCCGAATGCTTTGAAGCCTCAAAAAGGCACTCTGAGCTTTTCGGATCTCACAGTTCTCCTAATTTCAATTTGTCCCGAAGTTTTACCTGAAATATTAGTAAATCTCATTATGGACAAAAAGGTTGTGGGGTTAAACAGAATGATTAAG GTGTTTTTGGAGTATCTTCCTTCGAGCATTGGAAAAGACAGTAACTTGGCCAGCACAGTACTTCAAAACACTCTAGAACTATTCTTCATCCGTTATTTCTCTAAACCGGAAAACATGGACTTAGCAAAAGTCATCTACGAAAAGGGAGCCACAGAAGCCATGAAACTCCTCGTCCGCTCCTATTTGTCTCAATTGCAGCTGTTACAGCTGAAAAGGGAAGCCGAAATGgggaaaatgcaaaaagagcAGGATAATAG TTATTTACAACGATCGGAGTCTCTTGGCGACAGCCAAGACTTAGACGAAATCGAAAAGGACCGGGATCAAGAAAAGCTCCAGTACAATCGCATTTACAAGACGTACTTTAATGAGAACTCCAAGAAGTATAAAggggaatttttattttcgaatctTCGACATGAATACCTGGACAAGATGCCTCCGTTTCAAGTGAATATAACTGCGAAGCTGTACGAGGCATGTGTGGAGAACTATGCGCCCAAACCAGAAATTGGAGAGAATCCTGAGGCTGATGAAGTGTTGAGGAGATTGCAGGCTTTGTTGTGTAGTAAGCTGGTGCCGAAGCAGGTGATCGCAGAG GTAAACAGTTTTCTTGCCATAAACGAGAATTTGAGAGGATCCGACAGCCTGAAAACGTTGACTATAGGGACCAACGACGCTATCCTATTGCTGATTGATGTGTGCCCTCAGTGTTTGTTGCAATTTGCCAAG GACCGACTTGTGAAAGCTGAGgaatggaaatttctggtaGCTACGGTTCAGCGGAGGATTTTAAAACTCTCTCAGAAGGAAGACTTGAAAAGAATATCTTTCTTTCCCAAAAAAATACTTCGAG ACATTCTTACCCACGCAGCCGCTTCCTTCACCTTAGACCAGCTCAGATTGATATTCCCACAGCGTTTCAGTCAATCAAAATCCACCGACTTTGACAGTTGGCAAGACGATTCTTACACTTCAAGTGATGCTAAGAAAAGTCAAACCGACGCAGTCATCTTGCGGGAAGAGATCGAAATAAATAGCGACGACATTTCTGAGATCCTGAACGAAATTCAGAATTACGAACCCTACATTAGTATGTGTAAGAGTAATCAGCAGGCCAATGAGATCAATAAGATGTTGACTAACAAGGCGCAGCAGTTATTGAATACGTTGAGTTTGTAA